TAAAAAATCACTGGAAGCAAAGAAGCCAAGATTGGATACACGAATTGGTTGCCCAGCAAGATTGATTATTAAAGTCACACCTGAGTGCAAGTATAGAGTAACTGATTTCAAAGCAGAACACAATCATCAGCTGGCCCCTCCTTCGACGATGCATATGTTAAGGTCGCAGCGGATATTGACAGAACTTCAGTCTGGAGAAGCAGAACTATCAGATGATTCGGTAGTGACACCAACAACAAAAGCAACTGGGGATCTTGTTGTCAGACAAGTCAGTTTCCTTCGGAGTATCTCTCTCCTTCCAGCTGATTACAAGAATTCTCTCCGTTCGAAGCGAATGAAGACTAGGCAACCTGGTGATGGTGGAGCAATATTGAAATATCTGCAGACAATGCAAATGGATAACCCCTCTTTCTTTTACACCATGCAGATTGATGAGGATGACAAGCTGACTAACTTCTTTTGGGCAGACCCAAAATCAAGAGATGACTTCAACTACTTTGGTGATGTACTCTGCTTAGACACAACATACAGAATAAATGGATATGGTAGGCCACTTGCATTGTTCCTTGGTGTGAATCATCATAAACAAACAATTATTTTTGGTGCAGCTATGCTTTATGATGAATCATTTGAATCATACAAGTGGCTTTTTGAGAGCTTTAAGATAGCTATGCATGGGAAACAGCCTGCTGTAGCTTTAGTAGATCAATCTATTCCATTGAGTAGTGCAATGGCAGCAGCCTGGCCAAATACCACACAGCGAATTTGTGCTTGGCATGTATATCAGAATTCTCTTAAGCACCTCAACCATGTCTTCCAAGGTTCAAAGACATTTGCAAAGGATTTTAGCAAATGTGTCTTTGGCTATGAGGATGGAGATGAATTCTTGTATGCATGGAGAAGTATGCTGGAAAAGTATGATCTTAGACATAACGAATGGCTGTCTAAAGTGTTTGATGAGAAAGAGCAATGGGCCTTGGCATATGGTAGGCATATATTTTGTGGTGACATCATAAGTGCACTTCAAGCCGAGAGTTTCAGTAGTATTTTGAAGAAGTTCTTGAGTCCTCAACTGGACTTAGTTTCCTTCTTCAAGCACTATGAAAGAGCAGTGGATGAACATCGCTATGCTGAGCTGCAAGCTGACTTCCAAGCTAGTCAAAGCTATCCAAGAATACCTCCGGCCAAGATGCTAAAGCAAACTGCTCATACATATACACCAGTGGTGTTTGAGATCTTTCGTAAAGAGTTTGAGCTATTCATGGACTCTGTGTTATTCAGTTGTGGGGAGGCTGGGACAACATCTGAGTACAAGGTTGCTTCATCTGAGAAACCCAAGGAACACTTTGTTCGATTTGATTCAAGTGATTGCTCCTGTGTGTGCACTTGTAGGAAGTTTGAGTTTATGGGCATCCCATGTTGTCACATGTTGAAGGTGCTGGATTACAGAAATATTAAAGAGCTACCTCAAAAATATCTGCTGAAGCGATGGAGGAGGACAGCCAAATCTGCAAATGAAGACAACGAAGGCAATGCAACAAATACTAATGGATCATCATTGAATGCCCCTGCTCCTGCTGCAAATCACCATGGGTTTCAAAACTTCAGTGCAATGATTCAAGTAAGTAGATCCTGATACTTGTCTGTACCAGAGTGTATTGCCCTGTATTTATTGTAGCTGATGACATCTTTATATGAGTGCAGGACACTTCTGTTTCTAGTATGCCTTAGAATTCATTTCACAGGAGCTTTTGATACAGGTACTAGAACTCATTTCAGCAATTTCCTCGTTTTTGTGCTTCAGATGAATTTTCATATGCCCAGTACCTCTTGTTAGTTAATTTTATCTGGGTCTAGTTCTGGGCCCATCTGTTTTATCGGCTCGTCTTAGAAAATGGAAAGTCGGTTCCTGCTTACAATGTGGACACTGGACAGTTGTTGAATCCATAACAAAGATGTTATCCAAATTTTCCATACGTGCTGGCAACAAATCATCTTTGATCATCCATTTGGACTAATTGCATTCGTGCTGAAATGCTTGAGGGCATCATGAGCTTCCCTGCTGGATTTCCTAGCAGTGCCCTTACAAGAGATCTTGAAATTCTTTTAGAACGATGTCCTAAACATTTTGACCAAACAGTTCTATGTGCTTTTGATGCTGTTGTCTAACGTTTCAATCTGCTTCAATTGTCATGCAGGTTAAACACCAACGATGACTACACATGCACCTTGCAACATTGGCCACTGAAGTAGTGAATGGGCTGCCGTGAAGTGCCCCTGCATAAGTCTCCAACATGTACATTATTCAGCCATAGGAAATTCAGTTGCTAAGGCACCGATCCCTAGTGTAGAGTAGAttgtaattttaaaaaataatgctTTTATTGCTCTGGAAATAATTCAGGAAATTTTGTGCATCCTGTAAGCTCCCCCTATTCATGGTAGCCCATTCATTATTAGGAGTAAAAATGATTCAGGCATCTCAACCGACTGTATGCTCGAGAAGAAGATGCGTCTGAAACTTGTGCGGACAGCCTGACTGGACCATTCTGTGGAGAGCATACAGACCCCTCATGATGCGAAGTTCattcagggtgtgtttagttcactttGCGTTTTTGCAAGGGtatcttcaacatttgaagtactaaacgtagactaatcgcaaaactaattacagatctcgtctgtaaactacgagatgaatctaatgagcctaattaatccattattagagtattagagtatatttactgtaacattactgtagcaatttagtatcaatcacgtcctaattaggctcattagattcgtctcgcgatttacagtccatttgtgtaatgcgatttatttttcgactacatttagtacaccatgcaagcgatttacaaaatttttgtgTTTTGCCTTTACaaatctaaacacggcctcagtACGATTCAGATATGGGGTTTCATCTCGCCTGCAGCTGAGCTGGACGGCTTGTGTATTGAAGCGTTGGGGGCAAGCCAGAGCAGCTTGCATTGGCGTGGCTGGCTGTGGGTCTCGGCTGGCCCGACCGGCCCGGAGGGGCTAAGCTAGGCGCTCCAGCAGCCAGCGATGCTCTCCCCTGGCTGGTTGTGCTTGCCATCTctggttcagacttcagaggcaGGTGATGTGTGCTTGCCTCATGGTACATGTCTGTGTATACATTTGCATAGCAATAACCTGCAAATGCCATCGCATCTTGGATCAAAATCCTTGGTTCCATAAAGCCATCGTATAATTTTGAGCTGGGCAGCTATCCTTTTGGCTTCTGTTCTGTGAGGACACCAACacccatgaaatgaaatcttCAGCATGTGATCCATGGCACAACAACCTTTGGCAAGTCGCCAGCTGGTGGCCGGCCCAATGATACAGCAGCATTGTCTTGGTGTTAGCTAGTTGAGGATCTCCCAGATATGATTCGATTCAATAATCTCCCAGGttgctgaagaatcttcaggATACCTCGGACAACACCaagtggcgccgccgctggcctgaGCGTCCGCACCGGCTCTGACGATCAGCGGCCACTGTTCCATTGCCGTGCCATGCCCCGGCCCGTTCGAGCACCGCTGCCATTGCCTCGCAGtcgcagcgacggcggcgacagGGACGTCGCAGCCGACTGACACTGACGCAGGCATCCACGATGTGGCAGAGTAGCGTGGCGGGCGGCCCCCCCAAGCCCAGGCGTCGCTGGCTCGCTGCGGCTGCAGGCAAGCGTGACGCCGGCCTTGTCCTCGGTGGAGCAGCGTGCCGGGCGGGAGGAGAGAAGAAGAGAGCTCACCAATCAGAAGCAAAAGATGGTTGGGTGGGATGGTGGTCCATGCCCTCTGGTGGCTTGTCGGCTGATGCTTCCCAGGGGGATGCCTTGCTTCCTGCCCAATTCTTTCTCCTCGCTCGCCGCCGAGAGCCGGTGACGGTGACGGTGACAAGGGCATGGCGCTCGAGCCTTCTCGCTCCCTCGGTCCTATCCTACTCTATCCCCCGGCATCGAGTCAGCGGCCAGAGGATGGTGGTGACTGGTGATGAGGCCCAGCGCCTCATTGCCTCAGGTGATCGGTGGCTGCTAGCACCCGGACGTGTTTAGGCTACCTATGTAGCCGATCTTCGAAATGGTGCTATGTAGATAACATTAACATTTGTTAGGCTTGCAGGTTAATGTCTCTGTTTTTCGGATTTTTCGTTCTAGGAACGATGTACCACTGGCACCCATCGTGCACTTCGAAACCCCTCCTGTAATCTAAGCCACCGACAACGTTGCGCGTGCGCCGGAGTGAGTGAGGCACTGAGGCAACATCACAGAGCACAGGGGTGGGCGAGTGAGGCCGGTGTTGCCGGTGAGGCGAGGCGTCGGCCCTGGCTCGCGTCATTGCTCTGCGCCCACGCCACGCACCGGACACGGGACACGGCGCATGTGACGGCGGCCTGCGGGCCTGCGGCGGGCCGCAGCTTTTCCACGgcgctgctggtgctggtgctggcgCGGGCACGGCGCCGGGGACCCGTGCACATGCAGCAGCCGGCTCTCGTTCTGCAGGTCCCTGCTGCTCTCtttgcggcggccggcgtgcccCAGAAGCCTCCACGGCTCCATGATTCCCCTCGCGGCTCTGCTTGGTCGGTCCTTCTCCTTCACAAGCTTGCCTCTCTGGATCTGAGCTTTTACCCGCTATCCATCGACCAAACTAGGCCtaagactgactccaacaaAGCAGTGCAAAATTGAAAGGCAAACTAGCATTTGCCTCGCGTGAACAGTAAAAGTTCGACATGTAAAAATTTGGTCTCTCCAACAGCGAAAGCATTCGCGATGCAAAAACCGCGGGGAAGAGGAGGGATagcgccgcacgccgcgcgggggaggaggaaggcAGATCGAGAGGGGCGCCGGCCAGCCCATCCGCCGGCGGAGCTCGAATCGGCCGCtctgcccctgctcctccacctcctccactgccGCCAAGCTCCCCGTCGCCCTCgtccccaaacccaaaccccatGCCGCTTCCCCCTCCGCGCTCCCGGCCGCGCAGGGGGAGGACAACGACGGCGTGCACCTCGTCATGGAGCTCTGCGAGGGCGGCGAGTGCTTCGACCGCATCTTCGAGCGGGAGCACTGTGAGGGTGGCGAGGTCTTCGACCGCATCTTCAAGCTCGGCCGCAGCCGTTGAGCTCACGGCCGCAGTAGGGGAGGGCCGCTTCCAAGGAGCTTCCGAGGAGCTCGGTGCAGAGGAGCTCGGCCGCGGGGCTCGgtgcagaggagggagaggaggggcagcgcctcgcctccctcctccccgtcgagcgccgcgacgccgccgccgtggaggggccggcggccggtggagtAGCGCGAGCTCCAACACCAGGGCTGCTCGATCCGGGGCCGGAGATGGAGGGAGCCGGCGGAGGGCGTAGGGGAGGGGGCGACACGCCGACGGAACCGCTTGGCCCCGCCTGCCGCTCCCCACCGAGGCCTCGCCGAGCCTGCCGCGCTCCGCGATTTGCCGCGAgttggaggagagggaggaggaggcctcgcgGCGCGgaggtgagggaggaggagggcggcgcggaggtgagggaggaggcgctccctccccggcctccctcggacggcggcggaggcgatgcctcagaggagagagggagcgcATTTTTAGCTCGCCTCTCTCCTCCGATGCAAAATGCATCCCGTGGATGCCTGCTCCGTTGGAGATTTCATGATGCACAGTGTGATAGGAGATGCATAAATGCCAATGCCTCCTTTTGTTGAAGTCAGTCTAAGAAGGCTTTGTGCACAGTAAAAGACCTCATGCTGAAGAAGAAGCTGATGTTCATCTAACAGAAAAATAAAATCCGACTGCTCTATCGGCAGGCCCATCCTAATAATTGATGCACTCCACGTATAAAAACACTGAGATGGAGATGGCATGGCACTTTGTACCAGGTGTCCAAAAACTGGTCCAAAGCTTTGTTCGTGTGTGGTGAGAAAGATATATGCTCTTCCACAATCACATGCTGAAACCTTTTCCTTGTTTCCTTCATCACCTCAGCTACACAACAAATCCAACCGGCCAAGCAACTTTTAATCGTACTACCATGTCTGACGCGAATGATTTCGCAGTATCAGTCAGTACTTAACCTAGCTTAGCATACGTACGGCGAATCCGagcttaaaaaaaaaagagctctCACTACGTGAAAAcctcaaatatataacaagtcATTAGTAACGGGCTCTAGAAGCCCGTTACAAAGAAGTAAAACTGTAACGGACCACAAACAACGCGTGTTATCAATAATCTTGGCTGGGCCCAACCCGACCACGCCACCACAACGCCCGTTACTAATAATCAACAATAGTAACGGGCGTAAGTAAAGACCGTTACTGGATTCTGGGCCGTAACGGTATCTGCACGCAACCGTTACGAATGGGGACATTATCACTAACGGTTTGTTAAAGACCGTTACTAAAAATACCAAAATGCGTAACGGTTGGTTTAACCCCCGTTACGAATGGCACTGACATGAGTAACGGTCTGCTATGGCCGTTACTGATGTCTTATTTTCGTAACGTGGGAGAGAACCCGTTACGTATGTTTCTCAATGCCCATTACAAGCTGTCTAGCAATGATTGAGGTGGAGCACTGTAGCAATGATTGACGTGCGGCATCATTCTAGCCTCTCGATCGCCGGCGTCGTCcacccggcgccggcggtccTTCGCCGCTGAGACTGCCGCCGCTGTGCCCGCTGGCTGGTGTCTCTGCTGCGACTGGTCGCACTccggctccaccaccaccagcgcccgccgcgctgctcctctgctgcgcccgccggcgcctctgctctgctctgcgacCGCCGGCGGTGCCTCTGCTCGCCCGGACTATCGACCGCCGCTGTTCTGCTCTgcgaccgccgccggcgcctctgcTGCAACCTCGGGCCGCCTCTACTGTGAGTTGGCTCCACTTGGCTTTACCGGCGACCCCGCCGACGCCTTTGCTCCACTTGGCTCCACCGGCGACCCCTACGGCAGCTTGGCTCCACCACGTGGCTCCGTCGCGCCACCGTGTTCCCTCCCCGCCGCTCCTACAGCAGCACATTGAGAGGGTATGTAATTTGAGCCTCCTAATCCTCCCAAGTAGTTAGCAAACCTCTAGTAGAATAAATATTTATCAAATACAACCAAAATACTCTTGTTGATCCATGTTTTCGAGTTTTTGCTAAAGCCTTTGTAACACTTTGTTTCATAGTACAAATTTGACCAATATGTAATGAACAAAACATCTTGTAGATGGCGGTTGATCGGACTTGGATGTATAGTCAGCCCCGAGTTTGGGAGACCTTCCTAAGTGGGGTTAATGGTTTCCTTGCTCAAGCAGAGGCGGACATGAGAAATCGGGGTGTGCCTTCAATGCATTGCCCCTGTGTTGACTGTCTGAACCAGAAGAAGTTTGGACAACGGGACAACATTTTCCATCATTTGATCACACATGGATTCAAAAAGAATTACATGTGTTGGAACAAGCATGGTGAGGAAGGCCTTAATGAAGACGAAGATGTAGCGCGACGCCATGCTGAAGTCCATAATGAAGGTGAAACGAGTAACTATTGACTTTACTCATTGATTTCTCATTGTTACAGGGTAGAGCATAATGGATTAACTCTTTGATTTGTCATTAttatagaagaagaagaatgtggCAATTATGACTTTGAGGAAGATGAAGCATTCCCACCGGGCGTGATGTAGCCTGAGGAAATGACTGACCAAGAAGTTACGGGTTTCAACTATGATGATTTACTTCCTCGTGTGAACAATGTTGATCAAATGTTGAGAGATGTTGAGTTTCAGGGCGTGTACACATCTTCAGAATTATCGAGGCTGAAGCAATTCGTCGAAGATTCAAAGAAACCCCTGTACCCTGGTTGTCACAAGTACTCTCGGCTTTCTGGTGATCTCAAACTTCTGCAGCTTAAGGCAAGTCATGGTTGGATTGACAAAAGTTTCAAACAACTATTGGATCTGCTAAAAGACATGCTACCAAAGGGAAACCAAGTGGCCGGGTCTGTCTATGAGGCTAAGAAGATAATCTATCCTTTGGTTTTAGAGGTGGAAAGAATACATGCATGTAAGAACAGCTGTGTGTTGTTCCATGGAGAGTATGAGGACCTTGACAATTGCCCTAAGTGTGGGTTCAGTCGTTTCAAGAGGACAGAAGATGGCGGAGATAATAATGCTGAGGACGGGAACGAGCCCGTGGAGATTAGAGGCAGGAAGGGTAACAGAGGGGGTCCTGTGAGGGTGGCATGGTATTTTTCACTCATTCCTCGCTTGAAACGCATGTTTGCCACACGAAAGGAGGCCCAACTCTTGCGTTGGCATAAGGAAGGCCGTAACAAGACCGGGGATGGCAAGCTTAGGCACCCAGCAGATGTAGCACAGTGGGGTAACATTGATGCCCACTTTCCTTGGTTTGAAGAAGATTCCAGGAACATTCGGTTCGCTATGAGCACAGACGGGGTGAACCCATTCGGTAATCAGAGTTCAACGCATAGCACCTGGCTTGTCGTGTTGTCGGTGTTGAACCTTCCACCGTGGTTCTGCAAGAAACGTAAATACTTG
This portion of the Panicum virgatum strain AP13 chromosome 2N, P.virgatum_v5, whole genome shotgun sequence genome encodes:
- the LOC120661828 gene encoding protein FAR1-RELATED SEQUENCE 5-like, which codes for MMHMLVAPDGGGVELQPYGAPPVEQELELLRDNADDGCEGHVRCLRCGISGNATPHMRRGPDGPRTLCNACGIAYRKGKMRRMIEAEPPIDEAALAKLVPEVGMEFESEEKAYEFYNKYAGHIGFSVRKSTSHKSSENITKVRTFVCSREGYNRDKKSLEAKKPRLDTRIGCPARLIIKVTPECKYRVTDFKAEHNHQLAPPSTMHMLRSQRILTELQSGEAELSDDSVVTPTTKATGDLVVRQVSFLRSISLLPADYKNSLRSKRMKTRQPGDGGAILKYLQTMQMDNPSFFYTMQIDEDDKLTNFFWADPKSRDDFNYFGDVLCLDTTYRINGYGRPLALFLGVNHHKQTIIFGAAMLYDESFESYKWLFESFKIAMHGKQPAVALVDQSIPLSSAMAAAWPNTTQRICAWHVYQNSLKHLNHVFQGSKTFAKDFSKCVFGYEDGDEFLYAWRSMLEKYDLRHNEWLSKVFDEKEQWALAYGRHIFCGDIISALQAESFSSILKKFLSPQLDLVSFFKHYERAVDEHRYAELQADFQASQSYPRIPPAKMLKQTAHTYTPVVFEIFRKEFELFMDSVLFSCGEAGTTSEYKVASSEKPKEHFVRFDSSDCSCVCTCRKFEFMGIPCCHMLKVLDYRNIKELPQKYLLKRWRRTAKSANEDNEGNATNTNGSSLNAPAPAANHHGFQNFSAMIQDTSVSSMP